In Bombus affinis isolate iyBomAffi1 chromosome 8, iyBomAffi1.2, whole genome shotgun sequence, the following proteins share a genomic window:
- the LOC126919378 gene encoding putative fatty acyl-CoA reductase CG5065 isoform X4, giving the protein MPTNVDAKARSKERASIAAFYVGRNIFVTGGTGFLGKVLIEKLLRSCPDVGEIFILMRPKAGLSIDDRLKKMLELPLFDRLRKERPSNLKKLIPVCGDTSVEGLGLGPVERRTITERVSVIFHVAANVRFIEDLRKDIFLNVRSTRDVCILAGAMKNLVALVHVSTAYAHVDKPVIDEVVYPALTDWRSAIRMIESLDEQTVQIFTSKYLGSMPNTYTFTKRLAEQVISDYSKDLPSVIFRPSIVISTIEDPVPGWLDNFNGPVGMMVGGGKGILRVVRLEPNVAADFLPIDLAIKIMLTAAWKRGLETITKDPSVYVYNGSSHQIHRITSKELVAMGLRLNEETPLEGIIWYPRTILTSNRLLHYVLTLLTHVLPALIIDETLNAMGRRRMLMKIQKTIYSSVTQLSTFLHNEWCFHNSNMLNILTTQVPPAEREIFGYDYHHFNVEQYFKNCLIGAKRYLLKEDLTRLKQAKRYYDR; this is encoded by the exons ATGCCT ACAAACGTAGATGCAAAGGCCAGATCGAAGGAACGTGCCTCGATAGCCGCGTTTTACGTTGGCCGGAATATTTTCGTGACTGGCGGCACTGGGTTTTTGGGAAAGGTATTGATCGAAAAACTGCTGAGATCCTGTCCCGATGTTGGAGAGATATTCATATTGATGCGACCAAAAGCCGGACTGTCGATCGACGATAGATTGAAGAAAATGCTCGAGTTACCG CTGTTCGACAGACTGAGGAAAGAAAGGCCATCCAACTTGAAGAAGTTGATTCCGGTTTGCGGTGACACAAGCGTCGAGGGCTTGGGTTTAGGACCGGTGGAAAGACGAACGATCACCGAACGAGTTTCTGTAATTTTTCACGTAGCTGCGAACGTTCGATTCATCGAAGATCTAAGAAAGGATATATTCTTGAACGTTCGCTCGACCAGAGACGTTTGCATTCTTGCGGGAGCTATGAAAAACTTGGTG GCATTAGTGCACGTTAGCACCGCATACGCGCATGTTGACAAACCGGTAATCGACGAAGTTGTATATCCCGCTTTAACAGACTGGAGAAGCGCTATACGAATGATAGAATCCCTAGATGAACAGACGGTGCAGATATTTACTTCCAA GTACTTGGGTTCGATGCCAAACACGTACACGTTCACCAAGCGACTGGCAGAGCAGGTGATAAGCGATTACTCGAAAGATTTGCCTAGCGTAATTTTTCGACCATCGATAG TGATATCGACGATCGAGGATCCTGTGCCTGGCTGGCTGGACAACTTCAACGGACCCGTGGGTATGATGGTCGGTGGTGGAAAGGGAATATTGCGAGTAGTTCGTTTAGAACCAAACGTAGCCGCCGATTTTCTTCCTATTGATTTAGCCATTAAAATTATGTTGACAGCCGCGTGGAAACGAGGATTAGAAAC GATAACCAAGGATCCGAGCGTTTACGTCTATAATGGCAGCTCCCATCAGATCCATCGCATCACTAGCAAAGAATTGGTCGCGATGGGATTGAGGCTAAACGAAGAAACGCCGCTCGAAGGAATCATCTGGTACCCCCGAACCATCTTAACGTCGAATCGTCTTCTTCATTACGTTTTGACATTGTTGACCCACGTGCTGCCAGCCTTGATCATCGACGAAACTCTTAATGCGATGGGTCGTCGACGGAT GCTAATGAAAATTCAGAAGACGATTTACTCCAGCGTCACGCAATTGAGTACCTTTTTACACAACGAGTGGTGTTTTCACAACTCCAACATGTTGAATATTTTAACGACACAAGTGCCACCGGCAGAGCGAGAAATCTTCGGCTACGATTATCATCATTTCAACGTGGAACAATACTTTAA GAATTGTTTGATCGGAGCAAAACGTTATCTCTTAAAGGAGGATTTGACTCGATTAAAACAGGCGAAACGATATTACGACAGGTAA
- the LOC126919378 gene encoding putative fatty acyl-CoA reductase CG5065 isoform X3, translated as MPTNVDAKARSKERASIAAFYVGRNIFVTGGTGFLGKVLIEKLLRSCPDVGEIFILMRPKAGLSIDDRLKKMLELPLFDRLRKERPSNLKKLIPVCGDTSVEGLGLGPVERRTITERVSVIFHVAANVRFIEDLRKDIFLNVRSTRDVCILAGAMKNLVALVHVSTAYAHVDKPVIDEVVYPALTDWRSAIRMIESLDEQTVQIFTSKYLGSMPNTYTFTKRLAEQVISDYSKDLPSVIFRPSIVISTIEDPVPGWLDNFNGPVGMMVGGGKGILRVVRLEPNVAADFLPIDLAIKIMLTAAWKRGLETITKDPSVYVYNGSSHQIHRITSKELVAMGLRLNEETPLEGIIWYPRTILTSNRLLHYVLTLLTHVLPALIIDETLNAMGRRRMLMKIQKTIYSSVTQLSTFLHNEWCFHNSNMLNILTTQVPPAEREIFGYDYHHFNVEQYFKNCLIGAKRYLLKEDLTRLKQAKRYYDRKLF; from the exons ATGCCT ACAAACGTAGATGCAAAGGCCAGATCGAAGGAACGTGCCTCGATAGCCGCGTTTTACGTTGGCCGGAATATTTTCGTGACTGGCGGCACTGGGTTTTTGGGAAAGGTATTGATCGAAAAACTGCTGAGATCCTGTCCCGATGTTGGAGAGATATTCATATTGATGCGACCAAAAGCCGGACTGTCGATCGACGATAGATTGAAGAAAATGCTCGAGTTACCG CTGTTCGACAGACTGAGGAAAGAAAGGCCATCCAACTTGAAGAAGTTGATTCCGGTTTGCGGTGACACAAGCGTCGAGGGCTTGGGTTTAGGACCGGTGGAAAGACGAACGATCACCGAACGAGTTTCTGTAATTTTTCACGTAGCTGCGAACGTTCGATTCATCGAAGATCTAAGAAAGGATATATTCTTGAACGTTCGCTCGACCAGAGACGTTTGCATTCTTGCGGGAGCTATGAAAAACTTGGTG GCATTAGTGCACGTTAGCACCGCATACGCGCATGTTGACAAACCGGTAATCGACGAAGTTGTATATCCCGCTTTAACAGACTGGAGAAGCGCTATACGAATGATAGAATCCCTAGATGAACAGACGGTGCAGATATTTACTTCCAA GTACTTGGGTTCGATGCCAAACACGTACACGTTCACCAAGCGACTGGCAGAGCAGGTGATAAGCGATTACTCGAAAGATTTGCCTAGCGTAATTTTTCGACCATCGATAG TGATATCGACGATCGAGGATCCTGTGCCTGGCTGGCTGGACAACTTCAACGGACCCGTGGGTATGATGGTCGGTGGTGGAAAGGGAATATTGCGAGTAGTTCGTTTAGAACCAAACGTAGCCGCCGATTTTCTTCCTATTGATTTAGCCATTAAAATTATGTTGACAGCCGCGTGGAAACGAGGATTAGAAAC GATAACCAAGGATCCGAGCGTTTACGTCTATAATGGCAGCTCCCATCAGATCCATCGCATCACTAGCAAAGAATTGGTCGCGATGGGATTGAGGCTAAACGAAGAAACGCCGCTCGAAGGAATCATCTGGTACCCCCGAACCATCTTAACGTCGAATCGTCTTCTTCATTACGTTTTGACATTGTTGACCCACGTGCTGCCAGCCTTGATCATCGACGAAACTCTTAATGCGATGGGTCGTCGACGGAT GCTAATGAAAATTCAGAAGACGATTTACTCCAGCGTCACGCAATTGAGTACCTTTTTACACAACGAGTGGTGTTTTCACAACTCCAACATGTTGAATATTTTAACGACACAAGTGCCACCGGCAGAGCGAGAAATCTTCGGCTACGATTATCATCATTTCAACGTGGAACAATACTTTAA GAATTGTTTGATCGGAGCAAAACGTTATCTCTTAAAGGAGGATTTGACTCGATTAAAACAGGCGAAACGATATTACGACAG GAAGTTATTTTGA
- the LOC126919434 gene encoding uncharacterized protein LOC126919434, which produces MKTISTVMSSCALLLITAASNISEQCKIHEMTTVDCRCIGNEEFFLPEGYNYENVTTIQIASCNIANLHFSSLTEASQITEIIVQNISERLIFELFLTSKRLKRLKLSRIGRIPLISRDTFVRLKSIETLRIEDTLISNFAERFTDITITNFSMINVTIERIDQLSFSAKGETLHIKNSEFQNVTGSLNFAYFSTVEILHSKFQLNKPGYILIEGNIVYIENCVFSNSSANVVAAESISINDTCADGKSSMRLSSNNIKSVNNRLPTEIIYTKNKDESEHFFSRNNTVCIAGNCKCPKSSGQSPQLVSLFLAYTFQFFLPIAILLSILP; this is translated from the exons ATGAAGACAATATCGACAGTGATGAGTAGTTGCGCGCTATTACTGATAACAGCTGCAAGTAATATCAGCGAACAATGCAAAATTCATGAAATGACGACAGTCGATTGCCGTTGCATTGGAAATGAG GAATTTTTCCTGCCAGAAGGATACAACTATGAAAATGTGACAACTATACAAATCGCGTCTTGCAACATTGCGAATCTTCATTTTTCCAGTTTAACGGAAGCGAGTCAAATTACGGAAATTATCGTGCAAAATATTAGTGAACGTTTGatctttgaattatttttaacatCAAAAAGATTAAAACGACTCAAGTTGTCGAGAATTGGGCGAATACCATTAATTAGTCGTGACACGTTCGTTAGGCTTAAAAGCATTGAAACACTTCGTATCGAAGATACGCTGATTAGTAATTTCGCGGAACGATTCACCGACATAACGATAACCAACTTTTCGATGATTAATGTTACGATCGAACGTATCGATCAGCTTAGTTTCTCGGCAAAGGGTGAAACTCTACACATTAAAAATAGTGAATTTCAAAATGTTACAGGTTCGTTGAATTTCGCTTACTTCTCAACCGTAGAGATTCTTCATTCCAAGTTTCAATTGAATAAACCGGGTTATATATTGATCGAAGGTAATATCGTCTATATCGAGAACTGTGTTTTTTCCAATTCGAGTGCAAACGTAGTTGCGGCGGAAAGCATTAGCATAAATGATACTTGTGCAGATGGGAAAAGCTCCATGAGACTCTCATCGAATAATATTAAAAGCGTAAACAATCGATTGCCTACCGAAATCATTTATACCAAGAACAAAGACGAATCAGAGCATTTTTTCAGTCGAAATAATACAGTGTGTATTGCCGGAAATTGCAAATGTCCGAAAAGCAGTGGTCAGAGTCCACAGTTAGTAAGCCTGTTTCTGGCATATACTTTCCAATTTTTCTTACCAATCGCTATTCTGCTATCGATACTACCTTAA
- the LOC126919378 gene encoding fatty acyl-CoA reductase 1 isoform X5 has protein sequence MRAVLFDRLRKERPSNLKKLIPVCGDTSVEGLGLGPVERRTITERVSVIFHVAANVRFIEDLRKDIFLNVRSTRDVCILAGAMKNLVALVHVSTAYAHVDKPVIDEVVYPALTDWRSAIRMIESLDEQTVQIFTSKYLGSMPNTYTFTKRLAEQVISDYSKDLPSVIFRPSIVISTIEDPVPGWLDNFNGPVGMMVGGGKGILRVVRLEPNVAADFLPIDLAIKIMLTAAWKRGLETITKDPSVYVYNGSSHQIHRITSKELVAMGLRLNEETPLEGIIWYPRTILTSNRLLHYVLTLLTHVLPALIIDETLNAMGRRRMLMKIQKTIYSSVTQLSTFLHNEWCFHNSNMLNILTTQVPPAEREIFGYDYHHFNVEQYFKNCLIGAKRYLLKEDLTRLKQAKRYYDRMKWFDRIFSAWLIVMAIWILCKVGIFSYFLESIQSIV, from the exons ATGCGTGCAGTA CTGTTCGACAGACTGAGGAAAGAAAGGCCATCCAACTTGAAGAAGTTGATTCCGGTTTGCGGTGACACAAGCGTCGAGGGCTTGGGTTTAGGACCGGTGGAAAGACGAACGATCACCGAACGAGTTTCTGTAATTTTTCACGTAGCTGCGAACGTTCGATTCATCGAAGATCTAAGAAAGGATATATTCTTGAACGTTCGCTCGACCAGAGACGTTTGCATTCTTGCGGGAGCTATGAAAAACTTGGTG GCATTAGTGCACGTTAGCACCGCATACGCGCATGTTGACAAACCGGTAATCGACGAAGTTGTATATCCCGCTTTAACAGACTGGAGAAGCGCTATACGAATGATAGAATCCCTAGATGAACAGACGGTGCAGATATTTACTTCCAA GTACTTGGGTTCGATGCCAAACACGTACACGTTCACCAAGCGACTGGCAGAGCAGGTGATAAGCGATTACTCGAAAGATTTGCCTAGCGTAATTTTTCGACCATCGATAG TGATATCGACGATCGAGGATCCTGTGCCTGGCTGGCTGGACAACTTCAACGGACCCGTGGGTATGATGGTCGGTGGTGGAAAGGGAATATTGCGAGTAGTTCGTTTAGAACCAAACGTAGCCGCCGATTTTCTTCCTATTGATTTAGCCATTAAAATTATGTTGACAGCCGCGTGGAAACGAGGATTAGAAAC GATAACCAAGGATCCGAGCGTTTACGTCTATAATGGCAGCTCCCATCAGATCCATCGCATCACTAGCAAAGAATTGGTCGCGATGGGATTGAGGCTAAACGAAGAAACGCCGCTCGAAGGAATCATCTGGTACCCCCGAACCATCTTAACGTCGAATCGTCTTCTTCATTACGTTTTGACATTGTTGACCCACGTGCTGCCAGCCTTGATCATCGACGAAACTCTTAATGCGATGGGTCGTCGACGGAT GCTAATGAAAATTCAGAAGACGATTTACTCCAGCGTCACGCAATTGAGTACCTTTTTACACAACGAGTGGTGTTTTCACAACTCCAACATGTTGAATATTTTAACGACACAAGTGCCACCGGCAGAGCGAGAAATCTTCGGCTACGATTATCATCATTTCAACGTGGAACAATACTTTAA GAATTGTTTGATCGGAGCAAAACGTTATCTCTTAAAGGAGGATTTGACTCGATTAAAACAGGCGAAACGATATTACGACAG GATGAAGTGGTTCGATAGAATATTCAGCGCTTGGTTAATCGTGATGGCAATATGGATACTTTGCAAAGTCGGAATATTTTCGTACTTCCTTGAATCGATTCAATCTATCGTCTAA
- the LOC126919378 gene encoding uncharacterized protein LOC126919378 isoform X1: protein MTNINAVSVPRNQNTALNSIGFHLSNGIENVIEKIENLRLTRDTIDQSNEIRGSDAYRTKHSIRRVPGCQTSNNNDIYDCDRDHDRENDRNDLIERGPIKSQFCSLTRSQPYCTSVEQPRNFQANETFLIDYDKTAEQILRDKECSEKLNACLDQLQDLERTSCTYDSNARDEDKSQVYSLRKDFSSTPSTIVGNALSDDLLLLENVLCGAFQAAQHVTKKSFLRSQETMEAFFDTCLTDGNTIVSSSESRESSRTHSPALPISTQSSGRSQPKTNHSPISSPRTTVTSTCRPAQIFSCSSSCSPSSSSQSYGDTSSPNSSFTYQTTAGSRIEERFKQDFENFQFWRPDGDTVVSNTVVNNIDDNELWSQVMDELVNNLNGEKGKMEETYLQDPSKVENVTNTITFQTNNLQQVRHSSNRDNIPNEGVTVAKPVSWSDVSYTPVSRANISQKDTQKIETTDNAINCYKLVPSYTKYDKSYGTLAKQHPAETISAKDDIHHERDFSPLFHSFGDSSTAVDATVATNFSFDDFTTKSLPTSPKDDYQIPKMVASFEDHCQQRCFTNSDRNTIPWSSLNLPSVKASEKLKDKLDPQEVKKAMISLLKRPAKELAKQDKDGDTKLMCLVGNPNELVQKMAYLVPLVERMSTITGALTIMNNRGDDALYLAALNCPQFPFVAGYLAATMLEKGIDFSQRLYHTRGDTLIHSIAAQGDSHEETLAELLALRTIQGNRLFDLSKRNYDGRTALHIAIESHIPFTKGITSLETIKLLLKYGADPRIKETKYGDNALHMAVSLDCDPVLVKLLLDTWASDLVNAVNYNHDTALHAVAAMSTNVSFDRQKEVCWLLVQAGGHTNLPNHEGKTPLDLVSTDRKGAIREIFHKRS from the exons ATGACGAATATCAACGCAGTGTCTGTACCTCGGAACCAAAATACCGCATTAAATTCCATTGGTTTTCACTTGTCGAATGGGATCGAAAATGTAATTGAGAAGATCGAGAATCTTCGGCTTACTCGCGACACGATCGATCAATCGAATGAAATACGCGGTTCCGACGCGTATCGGACGAAACACAGCATACGAAGAGTCCCCGGCTGTCaaacgtcgaacaataacgacaTCTACGACTGCGATCGTGACCATGATAGGGAGAACGATCGAAACGATCTGATTGAACGGGGGCCGATTAAATCGCAATTTTGTTCGCTGACTCGCAGTCAACCTTACTGTACGAGCGTCGAACAGCCACGGAATTTTCAAGCAAACGAAACATTTCTGATCGATTACGATAAAACCGCGGAACAAATTCTACGTGATAAAGAATGTAGTGAAAAATTGAACGCTTGTCTCGATCAATTACAAGATTTGGAGAGAACGAGCTGCACTTACGATAGTAACGCTAGAGATGAAGATAAATCGCAAGTCTATAGTTTAAGGAAGGAT TTTTCTTCGACTCCATCGACGATTGTCGGGAACGCTTTAAGCGACGACTTGTTATTATTGGAGAATGTGCTATGCGGAGCTTTTCAAGCGGCCCAACACGTAACAAAGAAGAGTTTCCTACGTTCGCAGGAAACGATGGAAGCTTTCTTTGATACTTGTTTGACCGATGGTAATACGATCGTTTCCAGTTCTGAGAGCCGTGAATCGAGTCGTACTCACTCACCGGCTTTGCCCATTTCTACACAATCTTCGGGAAGATCGCAACCAAAGACGAATCACAGCCCAATCAGCTCTCCTCGG ACCACCGTCACATCAACGTGCAGACCGGCGCAAATTTTCTCCTGTTCTTCAAGCTGCTCGCCTTCTTCTTCGAGTCAGTCGTACGGTGACACATCAAGTCCGAACAGTTCGTTTACGTATCAGACAACGGCCGGTTCGCGAATCGAGGAACGATTCAAACAGGATTTCGAAAATTTCCAGTTTTGGAGGCCCGATGGCGATACTGTCGTCTCCAATACCGTAGTAAATAATATCGACGATAATGAACTGTGGTCGCAAGTGATGGATGAACTAGTGAATAATTTAAACGGAGAAAAAGGCAAAATGGAAGAAACATATTTGCAGGACCCTTCGAAAGTGGAAAACGTCACGAATACGATTACCTTCCAAACCAATAACTTGCAGCAAGTCCGACACTCTTCGAATCGCGATAATATCCCCAACGAAGGTGTGACGGTTGCAAAACCTGTGTCTTGGTCCGACGTATCGTATACTCCGGTATCGCGGGCTAACATTTCTCAGAAAGATACCCAGAAGATCGAAACGACGGATAATGCTATAAACTGCTATAAATTGGTTCCGAGTTACACAAAGTATGATAAAAGTTACGGTACTCTAGCTAAACAACATCCGGCAGAAACAATCAGTGCCAAAGACGATATCCATCATGAGCGTGATTTCTCCCCGTTGTTTCACTCGTTTGGTGACTCCTCGACAGCAGTGGACGCGACCGTCGCTACCAATTTCAGCTTTGATGATTTTACTACGAAAAGCTTACCAACAAGTCCTAAAGACGATTATCAAATCCCAAAGATGGTTGCTTCGTTCGAAGATCATTGTCAGCAACGCTG TTTTACCAATTCCGATCGAAATACGATACCCTGGTCATCGTTAAATTTGCCATCTGTAAAGGCAAGCGAAAAATTGAAAGATAAATTGGATCCGCAAGAAGTGAAGAAGGCTATGATTAGTCTGCTTAAACGGCCGGCAAAAGAACTAGCCAAACAGGACAAAGATGGAGATAC AAAACTGATGTGCCTGGTTGGCAACCCAAATGAACTTGTTCAAAAGATGGCCTATTTGGTACCACTCGTAGAACGTATGAGTACAATCACAGGAGCTTTAACGATTATGAACAATCGCGGCGATGATGCACTTTACTTGGCTGCTCTGAATTGTCCACAATTTCCGTTCGTTGCTGGTTATTTAGCTGCGACTATGTTGGAAAAAGGAATCGACTTCAGTCAACGATTGTATCATACTCGA GGGGATACACTGATACATTCGATCGCGGCACAAGGGGATTCTCATGAAGAAACTCTAGCTGAATTGTTGGCATTGAGAACCATCCAAGGCAACCGGCTATTTGACCTATCGAAACGTAACTATGATG GTAGAACAGCGCTCCACATTGCGATCGAATCGCATATACCATTTACAAAAGGAATCACGTCATTGGAAACGATAAAACTACTGTTAAAATACGGAGCAGATCCTAGAATCAAAGAAACAAAATATGGAGACAATGCGTTACATATGGCGGTTTCTTTGGATTGCGATCCTGTTCTTGTAAAG TTATTACTGGATACTTGGGCTTCTGATTTGGTGAACGCCGTCAATTACAATCACGATACAGCGTTGCACGCGGTAGCAGCTATGTCGACTAACGTTTCCTTCGACAGGCAGAAGGAAGTGTGTTGGTTATTGGTTCAGGCCGGAGGCCACACGAATTTACCGAATCATGAAGGAAAAACACCGTTAGACCTTGTTTCCACAGACAGGAAAGGAGCTATCAGAGAGATTTTTCACAAAAGGTCTTAA
- the LOC126919378 gene encoding putative fatty acyl-CoA reductase CG5065 isoform X2 has protein sequence MPTNVDAKARSKERASIAAFYVGRNIFVTGGTGFLGKVLIEKLLRSCPDVGEIFILMRPKAGLSIDDRLKKMLELPLFDRLRKERPSNLKKLIPVCGDTSVEGLGLGPVERRTITERVSVIFHVAANVRFIEDLRKDIFLNVRSTRDVCILAGAMKNLVALVHVSTAYAHVDKPVIDEVVYPALTDWRSAIRMIESLDEQTVQIFTSKYLGSMPNTYTFTKRLAEQVISDYSKDLPSVIFRPSIVISTIEDPVPGWLDNFNGPVGMMVGGGKGILRVVRLEPNVAADFLPIDLAIKIMLTAAWKRGLETITKDPSVYVYNGSSHQIHRITSKELVAMGLRLNEETPLEGIIWYPRTILTSNRLLHYVLTLLTHVLPALIIDETLNAMGRRRMLMKIQKTIYSSVTQLSTFLHNEWCFHNSNMLNILTTQVPPAEREIFGYDYHHFNVEQYFKNCLIGAKRYLLKEDLTRLKQAKRYYDRMKWFDRIFSAWLIVMAIWILCKVGIFSYFLESIQSIV, from the exons ATGCCT ACAAACGTAGATGCAAAGGCCAGATCGAAGGAACGTGCCTCGATAGCCGCGTTTTACGTTGGCCGGAATATTTTCGTGACTGGCGGCACTGGGTTTTTGGGAAAGGTATTGATCGAAAAACTGCTGAGATCCTGTCCCGATGTTGGAGAGATATTCATATTGATGCGACCAAAAGCCGGACTGTCGATCGACGATAGATTGAAGAAAATGCTCGAGTTACCG CTGTTCGACAGACTGAGGAAAGAAAGGCCATCCAACTTGAAGAAGTTGATTCCGGTTTGCGGTGACACAAGCGTCGAGGGCTTGGGTTTAGGACCGGTGGAAAGACGAACGATCACCGAACGAGTTTCTGTAATTTTTCACGTAGCTGCGAACGTTCGATTCATCGAAGATCTAAGAAAGGATATATTCTTGAACGTTCGCTCGACCAGAGACGTTTGCATTCTTGCGGGAGCTATGAAAAACTTGGTG GCATTAGTGCACGTTAGCACCGCATACGCGCATGTTGACAAACCGGTAATCGACGAAGTTGTATATCCCGCTTTAACAGACTGGAGAAGCGCTATACGAATGATAGAATCCCTAGATGAACAGACGGTGCAGATATTTACTTCCAA GTACTTGGGTTCGATGCCAAACACGTACACGTTCACCAAGCGACTGGCAGAGCAGGTGATAAGCGATTACTCGAAAGATTTGCCTAGCGTAATTTTTCGACCATCGATAG TGATATCGACGATCGAGGATCCTGTGCCTGGCTGGCTGGACAACTTCAACGGACCCGTGGGTATGATGGTCGGTGGTGGAAAGGGAATATTGCGAGTAGTTCGTTTAGAACCAAACGTAGCCGCCGATTTTCTTCCTATTGATTTAGCCATTAAAATTATGTTGACAGCCGCGTGGAAACGAGGATTAGAAAC GATAACCAAGGATCCGAGCGTTTACGTCTATAATGGCAGCTCCCATCAGATCCATCGCATCACTAGCAAAGAATTGGTCGCGATGGGATTGAGGCTAAACGAAGAAACGCCGCTCGAAGGAATCATCTGGTACCCCCGAACCATCTTAACGTCGAATCGTCTTCTTCATTACGTTTTGACATTGTTGACCCACGTGCTGCCAGCCTTGATCATCGACGAAACTCTTAATGCGATGGGTCGTCGACGGAT GCTAATGAAAATTCAGAAGACGATTTACTCCAGCGTCACGCAATTGAGTACCTTTTTACACAACGAGTGGTGTTTTCACAACTCCAACATGTTGAATATTTTAACGACACAAGTGCCACCGGCAGAGCGAGAAATCTTCGGCTACGATTATCATCATTTCAACGTGGAACAATACTTTAA GAATTGTTTGATCGGAGCAAAACGTTATCTCTTAAAGGAGGATTTGACTCGATTAAAACAGGCGAAACGATATTACGACAG GATGAAGTGGTTCGATAGAATATTCAGCGCTTGGTTAATCGTGATGGCAATATGGATACTTTGCAAAGTCGGAATATTTTCGTACTTCCTTGAATCGATTCAATCTATCGTCTAA